The stretch of DNA CCAGCGTCGTCCCGGCAGAACTCGAGACTCACCAATGGTCAGAGAGCCAAACAGATGAGCACCAGCAATGGCGGGTTGGCCTGTGCCTCGACTAATTTTGTCAGTTTGACGAATGCGCAAACGGAACCGAATTGGTTCGTCGAGCATCAGGAACGAGAGCCAAGGCTTGCCGACGAACTCTCGGTCGCCAGTGAGGTAGGCAATCTTGACTCCGGGAAATAGGGCTTCAAAGGCCAGTTCCGCTAGGTTAACCGTTTTGGCTCGGAATAAAGCGATGATGAATAAGGCGACGAAGGAGAGTCGGGCTCCATGCCAGCCCAGATGAGGTCGTAATTGCTCTCGAATGGAGTTACTATGTTGCATGAGGGTCTAATTGGTGTGGTGTTAACTTCTATCAAACCCTCTCTCTGCATCCTTTTCAAGTTTTTTGTCCTGTACTGAGGCCAGACCTATATTATCAAACTTGGCCAGATTCTGGCTCAACTCATATGTTTTAGTTTTTGTCAGCTACATTCGCTACCAAATTAGATGAGCTTACCCTGGTCGCGCGACATAGATTGTGCGATCGCATCCAAGTCATACAGATTCAGAACTTTAAGTTAATATGACTTTCGCTGGAGGCTTTGCATTTCTTCTTGGACACTCATACCAATTTGCAGAGCTTGACCGAACAGATTGCCATATTGACTGGCTTGTTCGTCGATCTGCAAAATTCTTAAAGGTTCTAGGTTCATATTAAAATCAGTTGAGCTAAGGTTAGGGTTTTCGCGAAATGTCTTGTCAATTCTTAACGCACAAATTAAATCTGCTTTCATTATTTGCAATGCCTCCATAACTTGTTCTCTGTTGTGCGATCGATTGGTGCCACTAGAGCGTTCGGCTTCATCCAATGTATCTATTCCATTAATCAATGAATTATAATCTTGGATATTTGAGTTTAGTACAGCAAGCCTTTGATAAAAATATTGCTCTTTTTTACAGTTGCTTATTTTTACAAAAATTATAATAAGCCAGATGAAAAAATTAGAGGAAAATATTGCAAGGGCGCTGAGATAATCATCGGAGCCATTGATTGCATAAAATGCGTACAAACCAACCATGATAAAAACCCCAATCCCTAAGAAAAGATAGATAAAAGAATTGTGATTTTTATTGGCATTTTTTAGAACTGCAATAAGTTGTCGCTGTTTAAGATGAGAGGCTTGTAAAATTTCTGCTTGTGATATTTGTAGACTTAAAAAAGTATGTTGAGACATAAGCTAAAATTTCCTGAAACCCTTGCTATGACGATCGCGTGACAACAAGCAACAGACATTATTCAATTTGCAATTCTCGCGCTTTCTTTTTCATGGTCTCGAAGATATTGTAAAACCCATTAGCGCGAGAGGGAGTTAAGTTCACATTTAATCCCGTATCCTGAATAAAGTCGGACGAAAGATTAATCACTTCTTCCGGTGGCAAACCATTTAAACCGAAGACGAGCAAGCTGACTAATCCTTTGGTCAGTTGAGCATCTGAGTCGGCTTGATACTGCAACAGCCCTTCTTCTAGATTAGCCGTAATAAAGACTTGGGATACGCAACCCGGAACCTTATTTTCATCGATTTTGCTCGATTCGGGAAATTCCGGCAGCTTCTTCGCGTAGTCAATGAGTTGCTGGATGCGACGTTTCGGGTCTTGGTAGCGTTGAAAGCGCTTGACGATTTTCTCGAGATTCGCAGGTAGGGACTGGGTTGTTTCGGTCATAGTGAGGGCGATCGCCGCGCCGACTGCGGGATAGTATAATGGTTTCCATACTGGATTCTAGCGGAAACTGCCCGATTTCGGTCTCAATTCCTTCCGCAATTTTCAGCTATAGCGTTTTTTCCGATTGATGAGATGATACATAATTAACCCCCTCTTCTATTACAAAGAGGGGGTTGAAGTTGAGGATAATACCTCAGACAAACAACATATTCTTACTTCAAATTTTTTTTTGAAGAAAAAGGAAAAGCACCTGGGAGTCTGGCCGTGTTTCGACCCCAAGTGCTATATCCTTTCACTTTACTCCTCACCACCAATCGCAGTATATCATCTCTTAACTTTTTGTCAAGTTTTCCGACATTTTGTCTAGAGCATCGATGCGAACGCAGCCCACTTCAAAGGCCGCATACCAATAACCGGCACTTTGATAGAAGTGGCCGATCTGCACGGTTTTACCGCTGTAGGGTAACACTATTTCGTCGCCCGCTTTGCGATCGCCGTGTTCGGGGACGGGTTCCGGCTTTTCCGGTTTCAGGCGATCTCGAGAACCTTCCGCAGCTTTACGCGGTTTGGGTACTGCTCTGGAAGATTTTTCAGGTTTGGATACTGGAGTCGCAGCCGCAGTCGGTTGTGGCTTGCTTGGGGCAGCCGCTGCTTTTGGCCGTTGCACTCTCGGAGGAGTAAGCGGTTTTTCCGGTTTGGCTTCGGTGGTTGCATCTGGTTTAACTTCGGGTTTGGCTGCCAGCGTCTCTTCTG from Roseofilum casamattae BLCC-M143 encodes:
- a CDS encoding SufE family protein → MTETTQSLPANLEKIVKRFQRYQDPKRRIQQLIDYAKKLPEFPESSKIDENKVPGCVSQVFITANLEEGLLQYQADSDAQLTKGLVSLLVFGLNGLPPEEVINLSSDFIQDTGLNVNLTPSRANGFYNIFETMKKKARELQIE